The following is a genomic window from Brevibacterium limosum.
CGAGCAGCGTGATCTGCGAGTACTGACCGAAAGCCTTCGCGAGCTTCTGCTGGGTGATCTGGAACGACGAGAGCGGACGGTCGAACTGGATGCGGGTGCCGGTGTACTCCAGAGCCGAGAGCAGGGCATCGCGGGCGGCACCAGTGACACCGAAGACGATTCCGTAGCGGGCCTCGGACAGGCAGGACAGGGGGCCCTTGAGGCCCTTGGCCTTCGGCAGCATCGCATCTTCGGGCAGACGGACGTTGTCGAGGACGATCTCACCGGTGATCGAGGCGCGCAGCGAGATCTTGCGGTGGATCTCCGGGGTCTGCACACCCTCGGCGTTCGAGGGGACGACGAAGCCGCGGACGACGTTCTGTCCCTTGTCGTCGACCTCTTCGGTCTTGGCCCACACGACCATGACATCGGAGACCGGCGAGTTCGTGATCCACATCTTCGCGCCGTTGAGGATCCAATCGGATCCGTCCTTCTTCGCCGTCGTCTTCATCCCCGACGGGTCGGAGCCGACATCGGGTTCTGTCAGCCCGAAGCAGCCGATGGCCTTGCCGGCGGCCATCTTCGGCAGCCATTCCTCCTTCTGCGCTTCCGATCCCCAGTGGTGGATGGCGAACATCGCCAGCGAACCCTGCACTGACACGAGCGAACGCAGACCGGAGTCGACGGCTTCGAGTTCACGACAGGCCAGTCCGTACTGAGTCGCTGTCGACCCGCCGCAGCCGTAGCCGTCGAGGTGCATGCCCAGCAGACCGAGCTCGCCGAGTCCTTCGGCCAGTTCGCGGGCGGGGATGGTGGCGTCGAGGAAGTAGTCGCCGATCTTCTCCCGAACGTTCTCGTCCAGCCATTTCTTCACGATCGATGCGAATTCGAGGTCATCGGATTCGAAGACCGAATCCAGTCCAAGAATGTCGTCAGGGCTCAGCGTCTTGCTCATATCCATCTCTTTCGCCATTGATTGTCTTCATTCACAGTTTTACCGGAACCCGGTGGAGGACCGGTGTCCCGAAGCACTACAGATGACCAGGTACGCTGGGCGACACACGAGCTCATGTCGAGTCATTTCCCAGAGAACTTTGGCATCATCGGTTGGCGTGAGTAAACGTGGTTTCATTGTAGTCGGCTCGACAGGTTCGGTCGGCACCCAGGCCCTCGACGTCCTCGCCGAGCACCGGGACGAGCACGCGATCACCGGCCTGGCTGCCGGATCTCAACTCGACCTTCTGCTCGAGCAGGCTCTTGACTTCCGTGTGCCCGTCATCGGGCTCACGACCCCTCCGACCGGGGGAGAGTCCGAGGTGCGTGAGCGCCTGACCCAGTTGGCCGCCGAGCGGGGAATCGCTGATCCCGTCGAAGCCATCCACCTCGGGCATGACGCCGCCGAGGTGGTTGCGGGCTCGGCGGCGGACATGGTCCTCAACGCGATCACCGGTGCGGCCGGTCTCGGCGCGACTCTGGCCGCTCTCGAGCGCGGCACGGATGTGGCCCTGGCGAACAAGGAATCCCTCATCATCGGCGGCTCCATCGTCCTCGACGCAGCCCGGGCCACGGGTGCCCGACTCGTTCCCGTCGACAGCGAACACTCCGCCATCGCCCAGGCGCTGCGGGCCGGCACCCATGGGGAAGTCAGCAAACTCATCATCACCGCCTCGGGTGGGCCCTTCCGGGGAATGACCCGCGATGCCCTGCGCCGAGTCACCCCCGCTCAGGCGCTCAACCATCCCACATGGTCGATGGGCTCGATGATCACCATCAACTCGGCGACCCTGGTCAACAAGGGCCTCGAAGTCATCGAAGCGCATCTGCTCTTCGACATCGACTTCGACCACATCGAGGTCGTCGTCCATCCGCAGTCGCAGATCCATTCGATGGTCGAGTTCACCGATGCCTCGACGATTGCGCAGCTCTCACCACCGGATATGCGGCTGCCGATCTCCTACGCTCTGGGCACCCAGGACGATGGAACGACGAAACGCCTGTCCTCGGGAGCCGTCCCGCACAATTGGGGCCAGCCCATGCACTGGTCGTTCGAACCGGTCAACCATCTCGCTTTTCCCGCGCTCGGCCTGGCCATCGACGCAGGTAAGAAGGGCCGCAGCTACCCGGCGGTGCTCAATGCCGCCAATGAGGAACTCGTCGCAGCATTCATCGCCGGTGACATCGCCTTCACCGGTATCGACAAGGGCCTCACCCGAGCACTGGCCGCTCACGAACCGGCGGCCGACCACACGGTGGAGACCGTACTGGTCGCCGATGCCTGGGCACGGGAGTTCGCTCGTGCCGATGTCGCCGAACAGAACGGGGGTCGCCGATGACAGTTGTGCTCTATATCGTCGGGATCATCCTGTTCCTCATCGGCATTTCGATCTCGATTGCGCTCCACGAACTCGGCCACCTCACCCCGGCGAAGAAGTTCGGGGTCAAGGTCACGCACTATATGGTCGGCTTCGGACCGACCCTGTTCTCCTTCCGCCGCGGTGAGACCGAATACGGCATCAAAGCGTTCCCCCTCGGCGGGTTCATCGCGATGCCGGGAATGTACCCGCCGGAAGACGCGACGAAATCCCGCCTCGAAGGAGCAGCAGTCGCGAACAACGGCGTCGCTGCGAACAGCAGTGTCGACGGCACGGAAGACCTCCTCGGTGGACCGGGCGCGGCACTCGACTCAACGGGCGACGGAACGGTGGAACACCTCGGCGAGGGGATGGGTGACGGTGATGCCGCTCCGCTGCGCAGGGATCGGAAGAAGCGGAAGGGGCGGCTGTTCGAGGACACGATGGCCGATGCCCGGGAGTTCTCGAATCAGGAGATCGAGCCGGGGGAGGAGCACCGGACGTTCTATGCGCTCAGCGTGCCCAAACGGCTCGTCGTCATGTTCTCAGGTCCCTTCGTCAACCTGGTGCTCGGCATCCTCATCATGGGGATCTCACTGCTGGGCATCGGTGTGGTCACTCCGACGACCACGGTTCAAACCGTTGTCGAATGCGCCGTGCCCGCCTCCGAGGCGCAGGAGCGTCCCGCCTCGGAGCAGAACAGGTGCCGACCCGACGATCAGCTCACGCCCGCGTGGGAGGCCGGGATCAAACCGGGGGATGAGATCACCGCGATCGCCGGTGTCGAGACGAAGGACTGGGACCAGCTGTCGTCGGTCATCAAGGAACATGCCGGCGAACGCGTCGATGTCGACTTCGTCCGCGACGGCGAGGCACAGACGGTGACGGTGCCGATCATCGCCACCGAACGGCCGAAGGCCGACGACGCGGGCAAGGCAGTGCTCAACCCGGACGGGACTCCGCAGACCGAGACACAGGGCTTCTTCGGCGTCGGACCCGTCCAGGAACGCCAGCCGCTTCCGCTCGGCGAGTTCCCCGGCGCAGTGTGGGATCAGGTCTCCGGAGTCTTCCACGCGATCCTGACGCTGCCGGTCAAACTCGTCGACATCGGCGAGGTCGCCGTCGGCACGAAGGACCGCGACGCCGAAGGGCTTGTCGGCATGGTCGGCGTCGGACGCATCGCCGGCGAGATCGTGTCCACCGACAAGATCGACGTCGTCGACAAAGCGCAGATGGGGTTGGGCATGCTCGGCTCGCTCAACATCTTCCTGTTCGCATTCAACATGATCCCGCTGCTGCCGCTCGACGGCGGTCACATCGCCGTCGGCCTCTACGAAGGCGCGCGCCGCCGCATCAACCGGTGGCGCGGACGCGGGCTGATCGGTCCCTTCGACACGGCGAAGCTGCTGCCCCTGACCTATGTGTGCATCGGCCTGATGCTGTGCATGACCGCACTGCTCGTCTACGTCGACCTCGTCAAACCCATCACCCTCGACGCGATCTTCAACTCCGGGGGATAGGAGAGGCAGGGCGGCTGGGCTGAGCGACCGAACTCTGCGGCTGAGCGTGAGTCGCCTGCGGCTGAGCTCGTTCAGCTGCTGAGCGTGATCGCCTGCACCTCGCCGAGGTGGTTGAGCCCCACCGTGATCGTTGCCTTCGCCTCTGCTGTGCCCGTCACCGCCGAATCGCCGGTGTACGGCACTGTGACCACTCCGCGCAGCGGGGAGACCATGGTCAGGTCCGCCCCGGTGACGGGACGGTCGATCTGCTTCTCCGCCCGCCACCGGGCGAAGCGCTCCCGCCGTTCGTCGCGGGGTTCGTCGAGGTCCATATTCGTCGAGAAGATCGCCTCTGCGACGGCGTCGTCGAAGTCGTTGACGAGGTTTGCCGCGGCCAGCACGGTGTCGGTCTGGGCTTGGGCTGCGGGGAAGCGCGGCACCGGCACCGAGGTGGTCCGTCGTTCCAGCCGGGTGGCCTGTCGTCCCGTGGCCGCCGCCCACCCGAGGTCGAGCGAGTCCTGGACGACCCGCTGCGCCGGATAGTACGTGGTGTTGCCGAGCACGACGATGCTTAACCCCAGGTCTGGGAACCACCGCATGTGTGAGCCGTATCCGGGGTAGCCGCCGGAATGGCAGACGACGCGACCGAATCGGGTGTCCAGACGTGTCTCGAGCCCGTATCCGTAGCTGAGCGTCTCCGAGTGATGGTCACTCGTCTGGAGCTCCATGGTCCGTCGTGGCTGCTGGTCGTCGGCGAGGATCCGCGACCAGGCTCCGGGCGTGTATGTGTCCAGGTGTTCGAGGGCAGCGAGGTGTGTGTCCATCCACGCACCGATGTCGTCCACTGTGGAGATGACACCGCCGATGGGGGAGAAGACCCCCGGGCCGGTGAGTTCTGCCAGGTGGAGGCCGCCGTCGAGATCGACGCGGAACCCCGACGCCAGGTCCGGGAAGTCGGTGTGGTCGAACCCGGTGCGCGTGAGACCCAGCGGCTCGAAGACCTCCGTGCTCACGAGTTCGATGAACGTCCGGCCGGTGACCGCCTCGGCGACCATGCCGAGCAGGGCATATCCGAGGTTCGAATACTCGTAGCCGGTGTCGGCGGGCGCGCAGGCGATCGCGCCGCGGTGCAGCCATGCGGTGAGCTCGGCCGGAGTCATCGCCTCCATCCGATCGGCCCACGGGTCGTCCTTCGTGAATCCGGTGCTCATCGTCAGCGCCTGTCGGCAGGTGCGGTCGGCGATCGCAGTGTCGGCGAGCTCGGGCAGCAGGACACCGAACGGTGTGTCCAGGTCGAGGCCGTCGGCGGCGAGGAAGCCGATGGCTGCGGCAGTGAAGGACTTCGTCATCGAGGCGATCCGGTACGGAACGTCGGCGTTCACGGTTCGGGCGGGACCGCCTCGGCGAAAGATTCCCCACGCCAGGGATCCGCCCTGTTCGTCGAGCTTCTGAGATTCGGCATCGAGGGCCGCGGTCATCGCCTCGATATCGGGTTCGACGAATTCGGGTGTGCTCACTGGGCCGCTCCTTCGTGCAGACTTCACGTCATCTTCACACTACCGTCAGCCGGTGATAGGGGTGCGTGGTCGGCGGCGCGGCAGTGGTGCGTGGATGGGCCCGCGGTCGCGCAGGTGCCGTTCCAGGGTGCGCACTGCGGACGGTCGGCCGTGTGTCAGTGGGAGGTCCTACAATGGTGATGGTTCGCACAATCCGGGCTCCGCATCGGCGCCGACTCGGACATTGTGGCTGGTCACCAGCCCGACTGAAGGGATCCTTCGTGACATCGGTCAATCTCGGAATGCCCGCACCGCCGCCTCCCGTGCTTGCTCCGCGGAGGAAGACGAGGCAGATCAACGTCGGACGGGTGGGGGTCGGCTCCGATTCCCCGGTGAGCGTGCAGTCGATGACGACGACGCAGACGACGGACATCAACGGGACTCTGCAGCAGATCGCCGAACTCACCGCCGCCGGCTGCGATATCGTCCGCGTGGCCTGCCCGACCGCCGACGATGCCGCGGCCCTGCCGATCATCGCCGGCAAATCCCAGATCCCCGTCATCGCCGATATCCACTTCCAACCCAAATACGTCTTCGCCGCCATCGACGCCGGCTGCGCGGGGGTGCGCGTCAACCCCGGCAACATCCGCAGATTCGACGACCAGGTCAAAGAGATCTCGAAGGCCGCCGCCGAGGCAGGCGTGTCCATCCGCATCGGCGTCAACGCCGGGTCCCTCGACAAACGGCTGATGGAGAAATTCGGCAAGGCCACGCCCGAAGCGCTCGTCGAATCCGCGCTGTGGGAGGCCTCCCTGTTCGAAGAGCACGGATTCTATGACTTCAAGATCTCCGTCAAACACCACGACCCGGTGATCATGGTCCGCGCCTACGAGCTGCTGGCCGAGCGCGGCGATTGGCCGCTGCATCTGGGCGTCACCGAGGCGGGCCCCGCCTTCCAAGGCACGATCAAATCCGCCACGGCCTTCGGCCACCTGCTGGCCGAGGGCATCGGGGACACCATCCGAGTGTCGCTGTCCGCACCTCCGGCCGAGGAGGTCAAGGTCGGCAACCAGATCCTCGAATCCCTCAACCTGCGCCCCCGGAAGCTCGAGATCGTCTCCTGCCCGTCCTGCGGACGTGCGCAGGTCGACGTGTACACGCTCGCCGAACGCGTCACCGCCGGCCTCGAAGGCATGGAGGTGCCGCTGCGAGTCGCCGTCATGGGGTGCGTTGTCAACGGGCCCGGCGAGGCCCGCGACGCCGACCTCGGTGTGGCCAGCGGCAACGGCAAAGGGCAGATCTTCGTCAAGGGAGAGGTCATCAGGACCGTACCCGAATCCGAGATCGTCGAGACCCTCATCCATGAGGCCAACCGCATCGCCGAGGAGGCCGCGGGCGAGTCATCCGGTGTCGCCTCGGGGCCGCCTGAAGTCACCGTGGGATAGGTGCGATACCTTGTGAGGACGAACAGATTCATGGTCCAGTCATTGGCCCATGCTGACGGCTGAGAAAGAGTTCAGGGGCACATGGCGCTGAGGATCGCACGACTGGAACATCAGCACACCCGGTGGCTGACGGACCTGCTTGCGCGCAACCCCTGCGAGAACGTCTACCTCATCTCCCTCCTCGAAGTCACCGGCACTGCCCGGCTGGGGTCACCGGCAGGAACGCTGTACGGAATCTTCGACGGTGACCGACCCGTCGCCGCCTACTGGGTGGGCGGGAACATCATCCCGGTCGCGGCGACTCCGGCGACGAATGACGTGCTCGCCCGCAAACTCAATGCCGACGGTCGCGTGTCCTGCTCACTCATCGGCAGTCGGTCGGTCATCCTCGACCTGCGGCAGCGACTCAACTGGGGCGAACCGCGCGGAGTGCGTGAGCGACAGCCGCTGCTGGCCATCAGCTCCGATCCGCGGGTGGCCCCTGATGAGCATGTGCACCGGGTGACTCTCGACGATCTCGGCGCAGTGTTTCCCGCCAGCGTCGACATGTTCACCAAAGAGGTCGGATTCTCACCGATCGAGGACGGCACCGCCGGGTACCTGTCGCGGGTGCGCGGGATCATCCGCAGCAAGAACTGCTACGCCAGGATCTCCGACACTCTGCCGCAGGGAGGAGCGGTGCCGAGGTGGCCGGCCACCGAACAGGACGAGCAGGTGCTGTTCAAGGCCGATATCGGCATCCGCGCTCGACGCATCGTCCAAGTCCAAGGAGTGTGGGTCCATCCCGAAGTGCGCAATCAGGGCCTCGGCGCCTCGGGCATGGCCGCCGTCGTCCAACGCACCCGCGACAAAGGCCATTCCACGGTGAGCCTGTACGCCAATGACTACAACGAGACGGCTCTGCGCATGTATGCCCGTGTCGGCTTCGAACAGGTCGGCACCTTCGCCACCGTCATGTACTGAGCGGTCGGCGAATCAGTCGCGGCGATTGCGGGACTGCGGTTTGGCCATATCGCCGAGGAACTTCTCCATCTCCCGGCGGTCCTTCTTCGTCGGACGCCCCAAGCCCTTGTCGCGCCTGGGCACGAATCCGCGCAGCGCCGGATCGGGCGGGGGAGTCAGATCCTCGTAGCACTTCACGGCCACACTGGCCTGCATCCGAGTGGGGATGAACCCGGTGATCTTCCAGATGAATTCCGACCCGGCCTTGCGCACTCGGACCTCTTGGCCGATCGTCACCTTCTGCGCGGCCTTGACCCGCTGACCATCGACCTGGACATGGCCGCCGCGGCAGGCTTGAGTGGCGAGGTTGCGGGTCTTGAACATCCGTGTCGTCCACAGCCACACGTCGATGCGCATGTGCTTGGACGGGTCACGATCGATCTCAGTCATCTCACTCCCGTCGGGATCCCTCTGGCGTTTCGAGCCGAGTGTCAGCGCGCAGAGCCAGGGCCGAGCGCCTCGTGAACGTCTGCGCAGGGCGGCCCCGCCCCTGGCTGACGGCCTGACCGGTGGGGTCGAGCAGAGGCAGCATGGTGCGGCGGAACGTATCGGCCTGCAGGCTCTCCCCGGCGACGACCTCGTGGAGTTCGCGCAGCTGTCGCAGCGAGAACTCCCTCTCCAGCAGCCCGAAGGGGTCCGGGGTGCGTTCGTGGAAATCCCGCAGCCGGTGCACGGCCACGCGCACGATCTCCTGATGTTCGGCACTGAGCTCACCGACGTCATGGACGGGTACGAGCTTCCGGCTGTGGACGGGGGAGTCGGGATGATCGGAATCGGACTCCGCAGGCTCAGGTTCGGCCGCCTCGGCGGGGGTGTCACCGGTGCCGTCATCCTCGGCGAGTCCGACGTCGGCGGCGGAGAGCACATCGAGGTGGGCTACGGAGATCACCCAGCCGCGATCGTCACGGTCGGGCTGGTCGAACACATGCAGCTGGACGGGGGCACGGTCGACCAACCGAGCCTTCTCACGCAGACAGCGGGCGACCGCCTCGGCGAGGCGTTCCTGCGGACGCAGAATCGACCCGGGCAGCTGCCACACCCCGTCTCCGGGATGGGTCATGAGAACATGCAGGCCACGGCCGGGCACGGGGCAGAGGACCGCGGTGTCGACCGCGACCGAGGGCCGCGGGAACTGCGTGAGTTGACTGGGATCAGGCATGCTCTTCGTATCGTTCGGACTCATCATTTCAGCGGGGACCGGGCGGGGAACCGGACGGTCCCGACCGCTGCT
Proteins encoded in this region:
- a CDS encoding acyl-CoA dehydrogenase family protein, with translation MSKTLSPDDILGLDSVFESDDLEFASIVKKWLDENVREKIGDYFLDATIPARELAEGLGELGLLGMHLDGYGCGGSTATQYGLACRELEAVDSGLRSLVSVQGSLAMFAIHHWGSEAQKEEWLPKMAAGKAIGCFGLTEPDVGSDPSGMKTTAKKDGSDWILNGAKMWITNSPVSDVMVVWAKTEEVDDKGQNVVRGFVVPSNAEGVQTPEIHRKISLRASITGEIVLDNVRLPEDAMLPKAKGLKGPLSCLSEARYGIVFGVTGAARDALLSALEYTGTRIQFDRPLSSFQITQQKLAKAFGQYSQITLLAAHLGKLKDSEKGVRPEQISLGKMVNVDTAMNVCRDLRALFGGSGITSEYPPLRHAVNLETVLTYEGTHEVHQLTLGRTMTGINAFAN
- the dxr gene encoding 1-deoxy-D-xylulose-5-phosphate reductoisomerase — encoded protein: MSKRGFIVVGSTGSVGTQALDVLAEHRDEHAITGLAAGSQLDLLLEQALDFRVPVIGLTTPPTGGESEVRERLTQLAAERGIADPVEAIHLGHDAAEVVAGSAADMVLNAITGAAGLGATLAALERGTDVALANKESLIIGGSIVLDAARATGARLVPVDSEHSAIAQALRAGTHGEVSKLIITASGGPFRGMTRDALRRVTPAQALNHPTWSMGSMITINSATLVNKGLEVIEAHLLFDIDFDHIEVVVHPQSQIHSMVEFTDASTIAQLSPPDMRLPISYALGTQDDGTTKRLSSGAVPHNWGQPMHWSFEPVNHLAFPALGLAIDAGKKGRSYPAVLNAANEELVAAFIAGDIAFTGIDKGLTRALAAHEPAADHTVETVLVADAWAREFARADVAEQNGGRR
- a CDS encoding M50 family metallopeptidase gives rise to the protein MTVVLYIVGIILFLIGISISIALHELGHLTPAKKFGVKVTHYMVGFGPTLFSFRRGETEYGIKAFPLGGFIAMPGMYPPEDATKSRLEGAAVANNGVAANSSVDGTEDLLGGPGAALDSTGDGTVEHLGEGMGDGDAAPLRRDRKKRKGRLFEDTMADAREFSNQEIEPGEEHRTFYALSVPKRLVVMFSGPFVNLVLGILIMGISLLGIGVVTPTTTVQTVVECAVPASEAQERPASEQNRCRPDDQLTPAWEAGIKPGDEITAIAGVETKDWDQLSSVIKEHAGERVDVDFVRDGEAQTVTVPIIATERPKADDAGKAVLNPDGTPQTETQGFFGVGPVQERQPLPLGEFPGAVWDQVSGVFHAILTLPVKLVDIGEVAVGTKDRDAEGLVGMVGVGRIAGEIVSTDKIDVVDKAQMGLGMLGSLNIFLFAFNMIPLLPLDGGHIAVGLYEGARRRINRWRGRGLIGPFDTAKLLPLTYVCIGLMLCMTALLVYVDLVKPITLDAIFNSGG
- a CDS encoding serine hydrolase domain-containing protein, whose protein sequence is MSTPEFVEPDIEAMTAALDAESQKLDEQGGSLAWGIFRRGGPARTVNADVPYRIASMTKSFTAAAIGFLAADGLDLDTPFGVLLPELADTAIADRTCRQALTMSTGFTKDDPWADRMEAMTPAELTAWLHRGAIACAPADTGYEYSNLGYALLGMVAEAVTGRTFIELVSTEVFEPLGLTRTGFDHTDFPDLASGFRVDLDGGLHLAELTGPGVFSPIGGVISTVDDIGAWMDTHLAALEHLDTYTPGAWSRILADDQQPRRTMELQTSDHHSETLSYGYGLETRLDTRFGRVVCHSGGYPGYGSHMRWFPDLGLSIVVLGNTTYYPAQRVVQDSLDLGWAAATGRQATRLERRTTSVPVPRFPAAQAQTDTVLAAANLVNDFDDAVAEAIFSTNMDLDEPRDERRERFARWRAEKQIDRPVTGADLTMVSPLRGVVTVPYTGDSAVTGTAEAKATITVGLNHLGEVQAITLSS
- the ispG gene encoding flavodoxin-dependent (E)-4-hydroxy-3-methylbut-2-enyl-diphosphate synthase, whose amino-acid sequence is MTSVNLGMPAPPPPVLAPRRKTRQINVGRVGVGSDSPVSVQSMTTTQTTDINGTLQQIAELTAAGCDIVRVACPTADDAAALPIIAGKSQIPVIADIHFQPKYVFAAIDAGCAGVRVNPGNIRRFDDQVKEISKAAAEAGVSIRIGVNAGSLDKRLMEKFGKATPEALVESALWEASLFEEHGFYDFKISVKHHDPVIMVRAYELLAERGDWPLHLGVTEAGPAFQGTIKSATAFGHLLAEGIGDTIRVSLSAPPAEEVKVGNQILESLNLRPRKLEIVSCPSCGRAQVDVYTLAERVTAGLEGMEVPLRVAVMGCVVNGPGEARDADLGVASGNGKGQIFVKGEVIRTVPESEIVETLIHEANRIAEEAAGESSGVASGPPEVTVG
- a CDS encoding GNAT family N-acetyltransferase, with amino-acid sequence MALRIARLEHQHTRWLTDLLARNPCENVYLISLLEVTGTARLGSPAGTLYGIFDGDRPVAAYWVGGNIIPVAATPATNDVLARKLNADGRVSCSLIGSRSVILDLRQRLNWGEPRGVRERQPLLAISSDPRVAPDEHVHRVTLDDLGAVFPASVDMFTKEVGFSPIEDGTAGYLSRVRGIIRSKNCYARISDTLPQGGAVPRWPATEQDEQVLFKADIGIRARRIVQVQGVWVHPEVRNQGLGASGMAAVVQRTRDKGHSTVSLYANDYNETALRMYARVGFEQVGTFATVMY
- a CDS encoding RNA-binding S4 domain-containing protein — protein: MTEIDRDPSKHMRIDVWLWTTRMFKTRNLATQACRGGHVQVDGQRVKAAQKVTIGQEVRVRKAGSEFIWKITGFIPTRMQASVAVKCYEDLTPPPDPALRGFVPRRDKGLGRPTKKDRREMEKFLGDMAKPQSRNRRD
- a CDS encoding NUDIX hydrolase translates to MPDPSQLTQFPRPSVAVDTAVLCPVPGRGLHVLMTHPGDGVWQLPGSILRPQERLAEAVARCLREKARLVDRAPVQLHVFDQPDRDDRGWVISVAHLDVLSAADVGLAEDDGTGDTPAEAAEPEPAESDSDHPDSPVHSRKLVPVHDVGELSAEHQEIVRVAVHRLRDFHERTPDPFGLLEREFSLRQLRELHEVVAGESLQADTFRRTMLPLLDPTGQAVSQGRGRPAQTFTRRSALALRADTRLETPEGSRRE